The following DNA comes from Musa acuminata AAA Group cultivar baxijiao chromosome BXJ1-4, Cavendish_Baxijiao_AAA, whole genome shotgun sequence.
TTTACGCAACTTTGAATGCGAAATGTTGTATACTGCAGACCAAGTTCTGTTAGCTTCTTTGGCATGTATGCTCTTGTTTCTTGTTGATAAACTTCTTACTTGAGTTCATCTTCTTGCTTTTGGTATTTAGCTGTTAACATTGATTACCCATGACCGAGTCTAGCTCTGGTATAAGCGCTTTTGGAATACCAGCTACTGTGACTTGGATGCTATGCTTTTACAAATCGATATCAGTAACAGATACTTGTGTCCAATATGTTCAAAGTTCAAAATGCCTCTTGATGGTTTCCTAATTATATGTGCTGGTAGAAAGAGTAGTCTACCTCCTTTTCATTGAACATATTCCTATGCTTGTGTACTCTatgtttcttcttgaaatgagttGTGCACATTGTTTTTCTTTTACTAACATATCTAGCCATTATTCCTGcacacttatttttttttttaatttcaggcATTATTACAAATGTTTATCAGCTTGGTATACCTACAAAAACTGATGGGGCTTGTGGGGGCTTACCGTGCTCCGAGGAGGGAAGACATAGTCTACTGGACATCGTCCTTCTCTCGCAGGTACACCTGCTATGTGAGTTCTTCTTGTAATGTGATCCCCGTTAGGATTTATTTTAACATGGACACTGTGAACTTGCAGTGGGAGGACCATGCCTGGAAGGGTCATCTTAGATATGATGTTTCCAGTTGCCAAATGAAGGTGCTTTTTCCAAATGATTAATGTGCATAGGTTTAGTCTCACTAATCTACAAACTGCTAAAGCTTTAAGCTTGTTGCTGCCTTCCCAGGTGATCACTGGTGGAAAGAAGTTTATTGCTCAGTTGAATGAAAATTGGCGCTCAAATATCCTTATGGATCTTGAGAAGAAGATTTTCCAGTCTCTGAGCCCTATCAGATCAAGTTATATGAAAACTCACAGGGAGGATGTACTCTTTTGTGTGTCTTCTGGAGAAAAGGAGGGCTCTGAACTTGTTTATTCAACTGTGCTGCCTAAGGATGGGATTTTGATTATTGCTAATGTAAGCAGATGTGTTCACAACTTACTATGGAGCTTCTGTACAATTTGAATTGTTTATTTATCTGATCTTTTTTTGAAGGCAAACCCAGTTGAATATGGCCACATTTTCCTGGTACCATATGATGTCTATCAGATGCCTCAGTTCTTAGATAAAAGAGTTCTTGGATTGATGTCACAGATCACTGCTGAAGTAGCTAACCGCTCATTTCATATCTTTTTTGATTATGATGCTTCTAGAAGTTTGGATCATAAATGTTTTCAGGTAACCATTTTGCTGAATCTTGTTTAATAGTTTGGTCATTGGGTTATTTTGCCGCTGAGCTTTGGTTGGAAAGTAAACATGCTATAAATATGATGTGTTTCTTTtctaaaaagtgaagaaaaagataTGTCAGTGCAGATGCTGAAGACTTTCCATAATTACAGATACAATTAGCTTTTATATGTATATTCTATAGCATTCGTCATTTTGTATCCGACATTGTGTAACTAGTTCTATGTTTTTATGCAACTGACAAGCTTGGAGTGGTCAGTACTCTAGGAATTGGTAATGTTCATGATAAATGAACTTGTGGAGATCATTAGATTAGTCTTCAGTAAAAAGAAATTACCAAGAAAGACAGTCACCTTGACCTTTTTGTAATTTGTTTGCCTTTATTGGGAATGCTGCACAATGTCATCACCATGATTGATGTATCATGCTGCTATGTGTCAGTACCTGATATCCCACAACTAGTTAGCATTCTCTTTGGACAGGAACTTTTGACTACATATTTTCATGACCCGAATTACACTTGCTCACCCTGTTTTTCCTTCCAATCGCCAATGCTGTATTCATTTATTCTCTTGACCTGTATaatctttcatttttcttttatcaTGTGGGCTGATAGATGAATCCGGAATTCTTATTTTATCGACCCTATATATGATATGAAAGCTTTCCTGAGACAATATCATATTACTTTCATATTCTATAATTAATTTGAATTTTAGatttgttatttattttattgTTATCTAGAGACAATGGTCTGTGTTATTTAACTACTTTGGGTCATTTGGGTATCTACTGAGACAGATGACCTTTTCATCTATGTTTTTCATTCCTTCTCATTTTTACTGGTTTGTGAAAACCAAAGGTCCCACCTTCTGCACATGCAGATAACTTTACGTGAACACACACTCAATATTTGTGGCTGACAATGCATCAATTTTGGCTGGGTAGTAGGATTAATCTAGTCTTGATCTTGAGCCTACCTGATTCTCTAAGTGATTGAAGTTTCCCAACCAGGACCCTGCCACATAATGAATGGTGGGTTGACAGGTCAAGTTTGGTGTACTTATCTCTTGGGAGAAAAAATGTAATAACGTACAATTTGGTTCCACTCCAAATGGTTGTGCTGAGTTGGGTTGATGGCTCAAGGTGAGATTTACTTTTATGCCACAAAAGGTCAGGTTTGTCTGACCCTGACCCAACAAGCAATGAGTGACTTGATTTGTTTCCGCTTGGGTTAGGTTGACCTGAGAGGTTCAACTCTGGTTTAGTCATTGAATGCTACCACTCGATGACTCTAATTGCTTGATATTTCAAAGGACAGCATTTTGGATCTCTTTTCTTCTGAAAAATCTATCTAGGACAGAAGGTATTTTTGGAAAGAAGCAATTTCTCATCTAGTTTCCTTTAGCAAAGTTTTAATGTCACATAGCAAAGTTCTCTTGTACTGAATTTGCTTTGAATTTTTGAACAGGCTTGTTATTTTGCTGATCCTTTACCAGTGGAGCTTCTTCCAACCACTGCCATCTATGGTAATTTGCTCACAACAGGTTTATATATCGGTGAAGTTGCAGATTATCCTCTGAAGGCTGTAGTTTTCGTAAGCAAGAACTTGAAAGCATTAGTTGAAATTGTGGGGGAAATGTGTTCTTATTTGCGTGAAAATGGTACTGCATTCAGTCTGCTCATCTCTGACTGTGGCACAAGGATCTTTTTGTTTCCTCAGGTAATAATTGGACTGATTCGTGCAAATACATTGAAACTTATGAATTGCCCTAACAAGTGCATTGTAAATATGAGAAGCTATCAGTACAAGGTTACGTATGTAGCACTTTTTACTGAATCAAAAACACATCAAGTGTTGTAGATGTAAGAACTTTATTGGTTATTTTGGATTTACTTTCAGGTTGACTATTGCTTTTTTGCTTTTCTTAGTTggagctttatatatatatattatttttcttgaaacagGTCTATACACTTTTGGGATACCGTCTTTCTACCTGGGAATGTGGTGGTTACTTTGTgtatgatgcaaaatctgattttAATGATGTCACAGAGGTGGACATATCAAAGCTTCTGGCTTCTGTGTCACTTGATGTCTACAATTTTAAAAATCTCATGCAGCAATGTTGCAATGCTGCAGTTAAGCTCATACTTTGATTTTTCTGTTCAATGTGGTGCAACTAGGACTGGATCTTAGACTGCTGCTGCTGCCCTTTTGCTTATCCCAGTGTATCTATCTATGAAAAAAAATGGTGACGGAATGCCATGCTCTACTACGGTTTAATGAAACCTATTTTCTTATTATTGCATAAGATGGTTGTAAGAGTTTTACTTGATAGGTCCGGAGAATTGAAAGTTGAGTTATTTGTGTTTGGCACTTTGGATCTCTGGCAAGATTTAGATTTGCTATGTACATATTGTTTTGAGATATTGTCTGTATTAGGTGAAAAATCTTTTTGATCACATGACAGCATTAAAATGCGTGCAAATTTGGAATGGCAATACTGTAAAAGTTTCTACTTCGGCCGTGTTACTACATTAGTGCTAGTTGTAGTCATGTCGGAGCTCTTGAGACGGTGGCTTGGATTCAATCCGTAGTAGTTCTCATTGAACATAGCTGATGTTGGAGCTTTGGTTTGCTACAATTGGGCTACGAGACTCACTCTTCTGATCATTGGTAGCTAACTATTATCCGGTTCTGCTAATGTTCTTCCAGTATGTTTTGTTGTTTCCATGGTGTGTTTTTAGTGTTTCTGACTTTTGATCTTCCTGCTTGTGAAATTGGTTTCAGGATTCCTGTCACAGGGACACGTGATGGTCCGTCCGATGAAATCCTCCTGCTTTTGAGAATTCTGTGTATTCTTCTTCTGTAAGAAGCGCATGGTTATTGCAATCTccagcttcaaatcttcttcgatCAACTCTACTCGTGGAACATCTTCGTCAGGTATAAGTCTTGAGCGAGCTAGTTTCGGAACCCAGCTTAGTCGATGTCAGAGATGTGCCCAACCCAGCTTAGTTGGTGCTGTGACCCATTCATGGCTCCAAAGCTTAGTGGAATGATCCATGATGTTAGATCGACCATTTCTTTACTTGTGGAGTCAGCAACTCTCAAGACCGACCAAGAGATGATTTCATAGAGCATCATGGGTCCTAGTCCTCTAAATAAACCTGTGTACTTGGTCCTGGCTTTGAAGTCAGTTGTTGACAGCGTAGGGCGTGGTTGTATTGATTTCCATGACACGGATCCTTGCTCCTGTTGTCTATgtacgtgagagagagagagagaccaggaGCAACGGCGAACATGACGATTCATGGTTCTGGGTCCTGTCACTGCTGTGTCCAACTCACAGTTCCCCTCCGTGTTTGTTTAATAAAAATGACCACCATCTGGATCGGCTTCAACCAGATGCCGAGAGGTCCTCAGCTACAAATTTGGCTTTTGCCAATGAATCATGATCTGCCACTCCCACACCTTCTGCGGAGGCCCCCCCTTACCTCTTTTTCCTGCTGGACTGGGAACCCCATTACCCTCCCACTACCCATAAAGACATAAGCTTTCCTCACAGAATCCAAAGCAATTCCACTGGTTTAgtatcatatataaaaaaaaacccGGCTAGGCTTCACCTCTCAACCCATGAGAACCTTTTGGAAGATGAGAAATGCATTCTGATCAAGGAGCCATGCTTCTCCCCCGCCCGTCTCCACCTCTGACCTAACTAACTTGGACCgaacatttctttctttcttatcttGGTACTCATCAAACCTTGAGCCTCCATTCCTTCTGCTCTGTTGGACAACTAGTCCTGGGTTCTTGTTCCGGTCATAATCCATTACTCATTTTATGTACTTGATCAATAGATCCACCAATTGAGTCCAAGATTCTTTCTTTTACCTTAAACCTCTTTTTTCATGTTATTCTATGATcgatttgttttttgtttttttaatctcACACGATCAGTTCCCAGGCTAGCTGACTCTGCTCTTGTTGACTTCATCTTTGCAATTTGCATATggaatgtttttttttgtttttgtctttTTCATAGAAAAAGTTGTTTGTGAATACAATCACCTAATTTTCTTCCTTTCAGTGTCTCAAACTAATTATACATTTCGTTTTTTTTTTATAGTGAAGATCAAGCCCAGAAGTCATTCACCGTCTGCTTCGATGTTTATGCAGGTTGACATTTCTTGTTCCTTGCTAATTTGAGACGCGCATCCGTGACAACCTGAAAGCAATTCCTTGGTACACCTCAGCCGTCCTTGTctctctctaatttttttttttcctcagaTCTAAGACGGTTTCATTTTGGCTCGGGTTGCAGATCTAACACAAATCCCCAACTCACATCGCCTGTCCTACTGCCACGACTTGAAGCTTTCCGAGTGACAGGTAGCCcttcccccttctctctctccgaTTCACATGCCAAAAAGCTACATGGAACTGTGAACAGTGGCAGCCACGGCTGGTAGCAGAAAGCGGTCAAAGAAATCAAGTGTCAGGATCTCACCAGTCGGGGCCCACTTCCCAGTGCCACGCTGGCGAGCACTAAATGCACCCCCCTTATTTTATGCGCCCGCTCTCCTCTGCTTCGCAATGTTGATGATGACTTCCGTCCACCGTGGAAAAGGTCGAGGACGCCGCGGGTATATAGAAATCTTACCTCCCTCGATTAATTCGGTGGATTGGAGGGGCGTTTGGGGTCCGCGAGGCGCGCAGCGCCTTTTTGGCGGGTAATATATATATCGCAAATAAAAGCGAGCTTCACAGAGCAAAGCCCACAGAGCTCGGTGAGGATGCCGTACGGCCTTTCTAGGGTTAAGGTTAGGCGTCCTCTTCCCCGTGTGGATTAGGGTTCGTTCGCTGTTGttgttcctcctcttcttcccttcttttgttttttttttgatcCGATTTCTAgggttcttctttcttttgtgtTTGTTGGTGTTTTTGGTTCTTCGGGAGGAAGGGGGATCTTCGCGGGCCCGCGCCATTGATTGCCGGACTTGAACGCTGGAAGCTTTACTGAGTTCTTGTCCCCCTTCGTTGCGGTGGAGTTGTTAGCGCTCTTAATGCGCCCCGCATTCCTTGTCGCAGGTAGAAAAAGTcgagtcttcctttctttttagcTTCTAAGATTTTTGTTCCCCTCGAAAAGCCGCCTTCTTTTCATGCCCGTGACTCGGATCTTTGGAAAAGTTGCtgttttttttttgctctaatcCCCCTCTCCGAACCCCCCATTCTGCTTCAAAGTTTGAATCTTTGATGCTTCTTTGGCTCATGGGATATCTCAGCTGCTGTAACGAAAGGAGAGAGAATAGATCCCTACTCTGATCGCAAATGCTGGGTCTTTGGCATGCTAGATTTGGGTAAAACAGCACGACTTAGGGTTTCAGAGGCTCTTATTTGGTTCTCCTTCTATCGTTCGAGTTGTAGTAGCAACAGCTTTGTCGCTGGATTTGGTGTCGGAAGAGAAATGGAGCTCCTTAGAAGAATCTTTGTGCTGCTTCTTCTTGCAATCCCTTGCGCAGCGCAACTCCCCTCGCCGGATATCCTGGCTCTCCTTGCATTCAAGAAGGGGATCACTCATGACCCCACCGGCTACGTCTCGGGTTCTTGGAACGAGGAGTCCATCGACCTCAACGGCTGCCCTTCATCGTGGAACGGTGTCGTCTGCAACGGTGGGAACGTCGCTGGCGTCGTCCTCGATAACCATGGCATTTCCGGCCGCGCCGATCTCTCTGTCTTTGCTAATCTGACGATGCTCTTAATGCTCTCCATGGCAAACAATAACCTTTCTGGGAGCTTGCCGGATAATCTAGCTGAGCTCAGCAGCCTGGAGTGTCTCGACATTTCCAACAACGCCTTCTCCGGCGAGCTACCTTCGGGTATCGGAAAGCTTCGCAGCTTGAAGAACTTGACCTTGGCCGGGAACAACTTCACAGGGCCGGTGCCCGAATCCATCGGAGGACTGGCATCGATCAAATCTCTTGATGTGAGTCGTAACTTTCTCTCGGGTCTTTTGCCGGCTTCACTAACAGGTCTCAGGAACTTGGTGTCATTAAACCTCTCCCATAATGCTTTTAGCAAAAGCATCCCAACTGGGATGGAGCTGATTCCCACTCTGGAGTCCGTCGATCTGAGCCAGAACCAGCTCGATGGTGGTGTCGATTGGAACTTTCTTATGCAGTCATCGAGTGTCATTCATGTCGATCTCAGTGTGAATTTGCTGATTTCAAGTCCAAAGGAACTGAAGTCTTTGTCAGATATCTCTGAAACTATTAGGTATTTGAACCTCAGCAACAATCGACTTACTGGTCCGCTGATTGGAGTTGGAATTTCTACTTTTGGGAGCTTGAAAGTCTTGGATCTAAGCTACAATCAGCTGTATGGTGAGCTTCCAGGGTTTAATTATGTCTATGACCTCGAGGTTCTAAAGCTAGGAAACAATAAGTTCACTGGTTTACTACCAAGTGGACTTCTCAAAGGAGATTCTCTGGTTTTAAGTGAACTGGATTTGAGCGCAAACAATCTAACAGGTGTGTAGTTATTTTAGTGGAAGTTTAAAATCTCTTTCATGTTTACCTTATATGCTTGCTTTGATATTTGTGACTGTAATTCTAGGAAATGACCCATGATATGTGTGTCACACGTTTCTATGTGAAATCTCTAATCGTGTCACTTGATTAGAGTACATTAGAGATCAATTCAAACACTAAATTTTGGTAATATTTGGTAAGATATCTGTTTATAGTGATCAATTACTAGTTTTTGGTTATATTATGTGTGCCAAGGGCTCATAAAACCTTATCTGCCTTGGGACTGATATATCAAAAAGGAATCTGAAGGAATAGTCATTACATGTGGAACATGTTTTATGTCGGTTTGACGATTTCAGTTTCATTCCCATCTTGAAGCTGGAGCACTGTACTGTTTCTCTAGTATTCGGCTTTCATTTGCAGATTGACATGTTTCTTTTACTTCTATGGCAGGACATATTAACATGATCACGTCAACAACTTTGCGGATCCTTAATCTTTCCTCTAATGCTATTTCTGGTGAGCTTCCTGTGGTCCAAGGAAGCTGTGCGGTGCTTGATTTATCAAATAATCAGTTTGCTGGGAATTTGTCTGTAATTGCAAAGTGGGGAAACGACCTTCAATACATAGACCTTAGCCAGAATCGGTTGACGGGGGCTATTCCTGATGTAACTTCCCAGTTTTTGCTACTCGGTTACATGAACCTCTCCCATAATGCTCTGGTAGATGTTATCCCCCAAGTTTTTGTTCAGTATCCCAAGCTGACCATCCTTGATCTCAGTTTCAATCAGCTCAGTGGTCCTATTCTAAATGACCTACTAACCTCTTCCACACTGCAAGAGCTTCATATCGAAAACAATATGCTTTTTGGTAACATCGTGTTCTCGCCATCTTTTTCCAACAAGTCCAACCTCCATGTGCTTGATATATCTGGAAACCTCTTTAATGGTAGTTTTCCTGAAAGTCTCGGGTCTTTGACTGGCCTCCAAGCCCTGGACATTTCTGCAAATAACTTTTCTGGAACACTACCTTCTGCTGTTACAGAACTTGTTGCCCTCACATCCCTTGATATTTCACTTAACCACTTCTCTGGACCCTTGCCATCATCCCTGCCCGACACACTTGTATAC
Coding sequences within:
- the LOC103982239 gene encoding LRR receptor-like serine/threonine-protein kinase GHR1, with translation MRPAFLVAAAVTKGERIDPYSDRKCWVFGMLDLGKTARLRVSEALIWFSFYRSSCSSNSFVAGFGVGREMELLRRIFVLLLLAIPCAAQLPSPDILALLAFKKGITHDPTGYVSGSWNEESIDLNGCPSSWNGVVCNGGNVAGVVLDNHGISGRADLSVFANLTMLLMLSMANNNLSGSLPDNLAELSSLECLDISNNAFSGELPSGIGKLRSLKNLTLAGNNFTGPVPESIGGLASIKSLDVSRNFLSGLLPASLTGLRNLVSLNLSHNAFSKSIPTGMELIPTLESVDLSQNQLDGGVDWNFLMQSSSVIHVDLSVNLLISSPKELKSLSDISETIRYLNLSNNRLTGPLIGVGISTFGSLKVLDLSYNQLYGELPGFNYVYDLEVLKLGNNKFTGLLPSGLLKGDSLVLSELDLSANNLTGHINMITSTTLRILNLSSNAISGELPVVQGSCAVLDLSNNQFAGNLSVIAKWGNDLQYIDLSQNRLTGAIPDVTSQFLLLGYMNLSHNALVDVIPQVFVQYPKLTILDLSFNQLSGPILNDLLTSSTLQELHIENNMLFGNIVFSPSFSNKSNLHVLDISGNLFNGSFPESLGSLTGLQALDISANNFSGTLPSAVTELVALTSLDISLNHFSGPLPSSLPDTLVYFNASYNDLSGSVPENLRKFPDSSFHPGNSRLEFPGGTPGSANSPSESPGHRRMRAFVIAAIVAACVAVLVILVLLAIILHYKRASRGSGSDKVSDKNYQKRSLPETAGGKSRESGGSLVISADDLMAPRKGSSSEILDPEEKMAAVAGFSPSKKSRFSWSPDSGDIYAQENLGRLDVRSPDRLAGDLHFLDETITLTPEELSRAPAEVLGRSSHGTSYRATLDNGVFLTVKWLREGVAKQKKEFSKEAKKFANIRHPNVVGLRGYYWGPTQHEKLLLSDYVSPGSLASFLYDRPGRKGPLITWAQRLKISVDVARGLNYLHFDRATPHGNLKATNILLDGLDLNARVSDYCLHRLMTQSGTVEQILDAGVLGYRAPELAASKKPSPSFKSDVYAFGVVLLELLTGRCAGDVVSGEEGGVDLTDWVRLRVAEGRGSDCFDPMMAADAANLVASKGMKEVLGIALRCIRPLSERPGIKSVYEDLSSI
- the LOC103982240 gene encoding GDP-L-galactose phosphorylase 1, producing MAPVNQFEDEYAYLKQNTSSEQSKSHQLSLRSIITNVYQLGIPTKTDGACGGLPCSEEGRHSLLDIVLLSQWEDHAWKGHLRYDVSSCQMKVITGGKKFIAQLNENWRSNILMDLEKKIFQSLSPIRSSYMKTHREDVLFCVSSGEKEGSELVYSTVLPKDGILIIANANPVEYGHIFLVPYDVYQMPQFLDKRVLGLMSQITAEVANRSFHIFFDYDASRSLDHKCFQACYFADPLPVELLPTTAIYGNLLTTGLYIGEVADYPLKAVVFVSKNLKALVEIVGEMCSYLRENGTAFSLLISDCGTRIFLFPQVYTLLGYRLSTWECGGYFVYDAKSDFNDVTEVDISKLLASVSLDVYNFKNLMQQCCNAAVKLIL